GCGGCGCGTCGTCGTAGTAGCCCGTCGCGGTGTTGGCGTTGACGCTCGACACGTCCAATCCCGTGTCGTCGAGCGCCGCGAGCGTTGCCTCGCGGTCGCGTTCGGAGAACTCGGGGAAGAAGGCGTGCGGCGTGTCGGCGAGGAGTTCGACGCCGTCGTAGCCGTGGCCGGCGATGCGGTCGATCGCTTCGGGGAGCGGGTGGCGGGTGTAGGCGTTCGTCGAGAACGCGAGGTCGACCATGGTCCCACGACGGCCGTGGTCTTCAAACGCCTTCCGAGACGGACACGACCTACGAGACGTCGAACAGTCGCGAGAACCCGACGGCCGGCACCAGAAACGCGAACGCGACGAGCGCCCACGGAACCCCCGCGACCGCCGCGAACGCCGCGTCGAGGACGACGAGCGCGAGCACGCAGGTCCCGACCGCCGGGCCGACGGTGTCCGGTCGGGGTGTCGCGTAGGCCTCCCCGATCGCCCGTCCGGTCCACGCGAAGAAGCCGGCGACGAGCGCGACCGCGAGGAGGGTCTCGACGAGCGGCGGCCGAACGACCCCGACCAGCGCGAAAACCGCGGCCCCGCCGAGAACGACCCCGCCCGCCGCGCCCGCTACGACGCCCCGCTCGGTGGTGGTGGCCTCGTTCGCCGCCATCCTCGTGACGAGCGCGATGTAGACGACCACGACCAGCGGGACGAACACGACCCAGGTCGGTAGCCGAAAGCCGCCCGCTGCGAATCCGAGTACGACATCGAGGCCGCGTGCGACCCCCATCGCGAGGAAACCAACACCAGTTCCCTTCAGCCAGCCGTCGTAGGCGAGCACGACGCCGGCGAGCGCCGCGGCGACCAGTCCAGCCCGCGGACCGGCTGCGAGAAAGCCGACGAGAACCCCGGCCACGAGCAAGCCACCGCCGAGCGCGCCCGCCCGCGACCGCGGGACCCGTCCGCTGGGGATCGGGCGCTCGGGGCGTTCCCGCGAATCGACCGGCGCGTCGAAGTAGTCGTTGAGCGTCGTCCCGCCGGCATACAGGAGGACCGAAGCGACTGCGAGGCCGGCGAGCGCCGGTATCGACACCGCCCCGCCGCTCGCGGCGACGAGCGCCGCGCCGAGCATCACGTCGGGCGGGGCGCTGAAGAGGTTCGGCAGCCGGACCAGACTCGCGTAGGCCTCGAACCGGTCCCGAAGGTCGCCGCGCGCCACCCCTCTCAGGCCCACCCGTGGGTTTCGAGGTAGGCCATCGCGTCCTCGACCGTCTCTGCCGCCGTCTCCTCGTAGGGGTAGAGTTCGACCGTCACGAATTCCTCGTACCCCGCGTCGTCGAGCGCACCGAGGAAGCCGTCGATGTCCATCGCGCCCTCGCCGAGCTGGGTGTGTTCGTGCCGGCGGTCCTCGGGAATGTCCTCGAGGTGGACGTGGTCGACGTACTCCGAGAGGGTCTCGTACGCCGCGACCGGGTCCTCGCCCACGCTGAAGAGGTGGCCCGCGTCGAAGTTACAGCGAACCTGTGGATGACTGATCCGCTCGACGAATTCGAGGTACTCGTCGGCGGTCTCGATCAGGAGGTCGGGTTCGGGTTCGACGTGGAGGTCCACACCCACTTCCTCCGCGACGGGCAGGACTTCTTCGAGGCTCTCGACGAACGTTTCGAGCGCCCACTCGCGGGATTTCTCTTCCGGGATCGGGCCACCTGGCTCGATCGAGATGTAGTCGTGGTCGAGCGCCGCCGCGGTCCGGAGCGCGTCCTTCGTGTAGTCGATCCGGCGCTGGCGGTAGTCGGTGTCCGGCTCGATGTAGGAGGGGTGGTGAAAGCCCTCGATCGCGGTCAGCATGAACGCGTTACAGTTGCTGATCGCGAGGTCGTTCTCGGCGAGGGTTTCTTTGACTCTCTCGACCGTCTCCTCGTCGGTGTCGGGCGGGTAGAGGTGGGGCCGGTCGAACAGGAGTTCGACCCCGTCGTAACCCGCATCGGCGACGATCTCGATGGTCTCGTAGGGGTCGTACTCGCGGAACGCGTTGGCGGAGAACCCGAAGTTCATGGTCGCTCGTAGTCGAAGTTCGGCGACTGGTCGAAAAAGTCGTAGGGGTTGTCGAAGACGACTTTCTTCACGTCCTCGTGGTCCCAGCCACGGTCGAGCATCTTGTCCCGTGCTTTGGGTACCGCGAGGGGGTCCGAGGGATCCCAGTCGGCGGCGCTGTTGAACAGCATCTTGTCGGTGCCGTACTCTTCGAGGAGGTCGATCGCCGCCTCGTCCTCGATCTTCCCGGGGTAGAGCGTGAAGCCGACCCAGCAGTCGGTGGTGAGCGAGGTTTCGATGGTCTCCTCCGTGTTGTGGTCGATCACGATCCGCTCTTGGGTCACGCCCTCGTCCTCGATGACCTCCACGATCCGCTCGGTGCCCGAGGGTTTGTCGGTGTGTGGGGTGTGGATGATGACCGGGAGCTCGCGCTCGTCGGCCATCCGAAGTTGCTCGCGGAGCGCCCACTCTTCGTCGTCCGTCCCCTGGTCGAAGCCGATCTCGCCGACCCCGACGACGTTCTCGCGGTCGAGGTACTCGGGGATGCCTTCGAGCACCTCCTCGGCCATCTCGCGGTAGTTGGCCTCCTTGGGTTCGAGGCCGATGGTCACGTAATGACTCATCCCACCGGCGCGCTCGGCGCGTGCGGTCTCGAAGTCGATGATCTGCTCGAAGTAATCGAAGAACGATCCCGCGTGCTCCTTGTCGGTACCGCTCCAGAAGGCGGGTTCGATGCAGCACTCGACGCCGGCCATCCGCGCGCGCTGGTAGTCGTCGGCCGAGCGCGAGACCATGTGCATGTGCGGGTCGATGATCTCCATGCCCGGCGATCCGTTCGGACGGAGTTTATACCTGCTGAAAACGGGAAACGTGGTCTCAGCCGCCGAGGCGCGCTCTGATCGATTCGGTGGCCCTACGGATGCGCGAAGTACGCCACCGTGTCATCCG
This sequence is a window from Halococcus hamelinensis 100A6. Protein-coding genes within it:
- a CDS encoding UbiA family prenyltransferase, translated to MARGDLRDRFEAYASLVRLPNLFSAPPDVMLGAALVAASGGAVSIPALAGLAVASVLLYAGGTTLNDYFDAPVDSRERPERPIPSGRVPRSRAGALGGGLLVAGVLVGFLAAGPRAGLVAAALAGVVLAYDGWLKGTGVGFLAMGVARGLDVVLGFAAGGFRLPTWVVFVPLVVVVYIALVTRMAANEATTTERGVVAGAAGGVVLGGAAVFALVGVVRPPLVETLLAVALVAGFFAWTGRAIGEAYATPRPDTVGPAVGTCVLALVVLDAAFAAVAGVPWALVAFAFLVPAVGFSRLFDVS
- a CDS encoding sugar phosphate isomerase/epimerase family protein, which codes for MNFGFSANAFREYDPYETIEIVADAGYDGVELLFDRPHLYPPDTDEETVERVKETLAENDLAISNCNAFMLTAIEGFHHPSYIEPDTDYRQRRIDYTKDALRTAAALDHDYISIEPGGPIPEEKSREWALETFVESLEEVLPVAEEVGVDLHVEPEPDLLIETADEYLEFVERISHPQVRCNFDAGHLFSVGEDPVAAYETLSEYVDHVHLEDIPEDRRHEHTQLGEGAMDIDGFLGALDDAGYEEFVTVELYPYEETAAETVEDAMAYLETHGWA
- a CDS encoding TatD family hydrolase, giving the protein MEIIDPHMHMVSRSADDYQRARMAGVECCIEPAFWSGTDKEHAGSFFDYFEQIIDFETARAERAGGMSHYVTIGLEPKEANYREMAEEVLEGIPEYLDRENVVGVGEIGFDQGTDDEEWALREQLRMADERELPVIIHTPHTDKPSGTERIVEVIEDEGVTQERIVIDHNTEETIETSLTTDCWVGFTLYPGKIEDEAAIDLLEEYGTDKMLFNSAADWDPSDPLAVPKARDKMLDRGWDHEDVKKVVFDNPYDFFDQSPNFDYERP